One segment of Platichthys flesus chromosome 15, fPlaFle2.1, whole genome shotgun sequence DNA contains the following:
- the LOC133969919 gene encoding hepatitis A virus cellular receptor 1-like, whose protein sequence is MPSLLLHIFSCLCVLTALPCVSRATRETVVGTAGRRVTLPCRSEAVKRSGVEVCWGRGEPSLFTCHNILINMAGEDVSYRKSDRFSPSSTSSLSIFPSRASDSGFYHCRVQLPGLFNDQTATIHLIVLSPRSPAEDAEDTEDTKDLDAPDTATGDTIQSLTEEQGSEVTNPTEPMVALVQSPVQQPVTSFQTFIGNTLRLAFIIFIPMSLLTAAYRVWRWSQRPEADRGLSQSEEEEGHTSV, encoded by the exons atgccGTCGCTGCTTCTCCACATCTTCTCCTGCCTCTGTGTCCTCACAG CGCTGCCCTGTGTGTCCCGAGCCACCAGGGAGACGGTGGTGGGCACAGCCGGGCGGAGGGTGACGCTGCCGTGTCGGTCGGAGGCCGTGAAGCGGAGCGGTGTGGAGGTGtgctgggggaggggggagccGTCCCTCTTCACCTGCCACAACATCCTGATCAACATGGCCGGAGAAGACGTCTCATACAGGAAGTCAGACAG gttctctccatcctccacctcctctctgtccatcttcCCCTCTCGTGCATCAGACTCTGGGTTCTATCACTGCAGAGTTCAGCTGCCCGGTCTGTTCAACGACCAGACCGCCACCATTCACCTCATCGTCCTCAGCC CTCGCTCTCCGGCCGAGGAcgcagaggacacagaggacaccaAGGACCTGGACGCCCCGGACACTGCCACCG GTGACACAATACAAAGTCTGACAGAGGAACAAGGAAGTGAGGTCACCAACCCCACAGAGCCAATGGTGGCGCTGGTTCAG TCACCTGTTCAGCAGCCAGTGACCAGTTTCCAGACGTTCATTGGAAACACACTGAGACTGGcgttcatcatcttcatccccaTGTCGCTGCTGACTGCTGCCTAca GAGTGTGGAGGTGGAGCCAGAGACCAGAGGCTGACAGGgggctcagccaatcagaggaggaggagggacacaccTCAGTGTAG